One Mycobacteroides salmoniphilum DNA segment encodes these proteins:
- a CDS encoding LLM class F420-dependent oxidoreductase, whose translation MGESNLNRYGVWNGGPVTPEQAKAIEDLGYGSVWIGGVFTSDLAYVEPLLEATENLTVASGIVNIWTSPVDEIAAAFHRIEASYPGRFLLGVGAGHPEASAEYRKPYDALVEYLDGLDAAGVPRERRALAALGPKVLRLSADRTAGAHPYLTTPEHTREARAIIGPDALLVPEHKVVLSTDPESARAIGRRTVDFYLQLSNYVNNWKRIGFSDEDVTSPGSDAFIDAVVAHGTAEEIAARLHEHLDAGADQVLIQVLGDKGLVDTLTSLADTLR comes from the coding sequence ATGGGCGAATCGAACCTCAACCGGTACGGAGTATGGAACGGCGGTCCGGTCACACCGGAGCAGGCCAAGGCCATCGAGGATCTCGGCTACGGCTCGGTGTGGATCGGGGGTGTGTTCACCTCAGATCTTGCGTATGTAGAGCCGCTGCTCGAAGCGACCGAGAATCTCACGGTCGCGAGCGGCATCGTGAACATCTGGACCTCCCCCGTCGACGAGATAGCCGCCGCTTTCCATCGCATCGAGGCGAGTTATCCCGGGCGGTTCCTGCTCGGCGTGGGCGCCGGGCATCCCGAAGCATCGGCCGAGTATCGCAAGCCGTACGACGCCCTTGTCGAATACTTGGATGGGCTGGATGCCGCGGGCGTGCCGAGGGAACGCCGGGCGCTGGCCGCACTGGGACCCAAGGTGCTGAGGCTGTCCGCGGATCGCACCGCCGGTGCGCACCCCTATCTGACGACACCCGAGCACACCCGGGAGGCTCGAGCGATCATCGGTCCGGACGCCCTGCTCGTTCCCGAGCACAAGGTGGTGCTCAGCACCGACCCGGAGAGCGCACGGGCGATCGGCCGACGCACCGTCGACTTCTATCTTCAGTTGAGCAACTACGTAAACAACTGGAAGAGAATCGGTTTCAGTGACGAGGACGTCACGTCGCCGGGAAGTGACGCATTCATCGATGCCGTGGTGGCGCACGGAACCGCCGAGGAAATCGCCGCGCGTTTGCACGAACACCTAGACGCCGGCGCAGACCAGGTACTCATCCAAGTCCTGGGCGACAAGGGTTTGGTCGACACGTTGACCTCGTTGGCGGACACGCTTCGGTAA
- a CDS encoding flotillin family protein has product MSLLLIIVTIAVAALVIFVALPLVYVRNYIKVPPNEVAVFTGRGQPKVVRGGARFKMPGIERVDIMSLEPFNVNINLQNALSNNGVPVNVEAVGLVRIGSNDEAVQTAVQRFLTADLSELQRQINEILAGSLRGITATMTVEDLNSNRDSLARSVVEEAGGDLARIGMEVDVLKIAGISDRNGYLESLGQRRIAEVRRDATVGTAQAERDAQIQSAQARQAGSIAQAEADTAIASANQKRDVELARLRAQTEAENAQADQAGPLAQARAEKDVGIAREQAEAARMQARTEVEQRRTEQAQAALQADVIAPAEARRQADIAIAEGSRQAAILKAQADAEAERQKGSAEADARKAAADAFRIEQQAAADGTKAKLIAEAEGTKATLIAEADGIKAKLLAEADGKKEVAAALNAYTPEAARLLTLPDILASVVQATEAASKPIGEIERLSIIGGSGDAQDALGTLLGVGPQAVAKVIESLKVSGIDVADLLNRTQQVKESTSPAPAPAAHPEESVQE; this is encoded by the coding sequence ATGAGTTTGCTTCTCATCATCGTCACCATCGCCGTCGCGGCCCTGGTGATCTTCGTGGCGCTGCCGCTGGTCTACGTACGCAACTACATCAAGGTGCCGCCAAACGAGGTCGCGGTCTTCACGGGGCGCGGCCAGCCGAAGGTGGTGCGCGGTGGTGCCCGCTTCAAGATGCCCGGCATCGAGCGGGTGGACATCATGTCGCTCGAACCGTTCAACGTGAATATCAATCTGCAGAACGCGTTGTCCAACAACGGCGTCCCGGTCAACGTCGAGGCCGTAGGGCTGGTGCGCATCGGATCGAACGACGAGGCGGTGCAGACCGCCGTCCAGCGCTTCCTCACCGCCGATCTCAGCGAATTGCAGCGGCAGATCAACGAGATCCTGGCGGGCAGCCTGCGCGGCATCACCGCCACGATGACCGTCGAGGACCTGAACTCCAATCGCGACTCCCTGGCGCGCAGCGTCGTCGAGGAGGCCGGCGGCGATCTCGCCCGCATCGGTATGGAGGTCGATGTCCTCAAGATCGCGGGCATCTCCGACCGCAACGGATACCTGGAGTCGCTCGGCCAGCGCCGTATCGCCGAAGTGCGCCGCGACGCGACGGTCGGCACGGCCCAGGCCGAGCGGGACGCACAGATCCAGTCGGCTCAAGCCCGGCAGGCCGGCTCCATCGCGCAGGCCGAGGCCGATACCGCGATCGCCTCCGCCAACCAGAAGCGCGACGTGGAACTGGCCCGTCTGCGCGCGCAGACGGAGGCGGAGAACGCTCAGGCCGACCAGGCCGGGCCACTCGCCCAGGCGCGTGCCGAAAAGGACGTCGGTATCGCCCGTGAGCAGGCGGAGGCCGCGCGCATGCAGGCCCGCACCGAGGTGGAGCAACGCCGTACCGAGCAGGCCCAGGCCGCGTTGCAGGCCGATGTCATAGCCCCTGCCGAGGCGCGTCGTCAGGCCGACATCGCGATCGCGGAGGGCAGTCGGCAGGCCGCGATCCTGAAGGCGCAGGCAGATGCCGAGGCCGAGCGGCAGAAGGGTTCCGCGGAAGCCGACGCGCGCAAGGCAGCCGCGGATGCCTTCCGGATCGAGCAACAGGCCGCCGCCGACGGCACCAAGGCCAAGCTGATCGCCGAGGCGGAGGGCACCAAGGCCACGCTGATCGCCGAGGCAGACGGCATCAAGGCCAAGCTGCTGGCCGAGGCCGACGGTAAGAAGGAAGTCGCCGCGGCACTCAATGCCTACACGCCGGAGGCCGCCCGACTGCTCACGCTGCCGGACATCCTGGCGTCGGTGGTGCAGGCAACCGAGGCCGCATCGAAACCGATCGGCGAGATTGAAAGGCTGTCCATCATCGGTGGCTCCGGCGATGCCCAGGACGCGTTGGGCACCCTTTTAGGAGTGGGCCCGCAAGCAGTAGCGAAAGTGATTGAGAGCCTCAAGGTTTCAGGAATCGATGTGGCCGACTTACTGAACCGCACCCAGCAGGTCAAGGAATCCACGTCCCCTGCCCCCGCGCCCGCGGCACATCCGGAAGAATCGGTGCAGGAATAG
- the rpsM gene encoding 30S ribosomal protein S13: MARLVGVDLPRDKRMEIALTYIYGIGRTRSKEILAATGISPEQRSKDLTDDQVTQLREYIEASLKVEGDLRREVQADIRRKIEIGCYQGLRHRRGLPVRGQRTKTNARTRKGPKRTIAGKKKAR, translated from the coding sequence ATGGCACGTCTCGTAGGCGTCGACCTACCGCGCGATAAGCGTATGGAAATCGCGCTCACCTATATCTATGGCATTGGCCGGACCCGTTCCAAGGAGATCCTGGCCGCCACGGGCATCAGCCCCGAGCAGCGCAGCAAGGACCTGACCGATGATCAGGTGACTCAGCTGCGTGAATACATCGAAGCCTCTCTCAAGGTGGAGGGTGACCTGCGCCGCGAGGTCCAGGCCGACATCCGCCGCAAGATTGAGATCGGCTGCTACCAGGGCCTGCGCCACCGTCGCGGCCTGCCGGTGCGCGGTCAGCGGACCAAGACCAATGCGCGTACCCGCAAGGGCCCGAAGCGCACCATCGCCGGCAAGAAGAAGGCCAGGTAA
- the rpmJ gene encoding 50S ribosomal protein L36, with the protein MKVNPSVKPICDKCRVIRRHGRVMVICQDPRHKQRQG; encoded by the coding sequence GTGAAGGTTAACCCGAGCGTCAAGCCGATCTGCGACAAGTGCCGCGTTATTCGCCGGCATGGGCGGGTCATGGTGATCTGCCAGGACCCACGCCACAAGCAGCGGCAGGGTTAG
- the rpsK gene encoding 30S ribosomal protein S11: protein MPPAKKGAAGPKKAQKTRRREKKNIPLGAAHIKSTFNNTIVSITDPQGNVIAWASSGHVGFKGSRKSTPFAAQLAAENAARKAQEHGVKKVDVFVKGPGSGRETAIRSLQAAGLEVGAISDVTPQPHNGCRPPKRRRV from the coding sequence ATGCCACCAGCAAAGAAGGGCGCTGCGGGCCCCAAGAAGGCGCAGAAGACCCGTCGCCGGGAAAAGAAGAACATCCCGCTCGGCGCCGCTCATATCAAGAGCACGTTCAACAACACGATCGTTTCGATCACCGACCCGCAGGGCAACGTGATCGCCTGGGCGTCGTCCGGTCACGTCGGCTTCAAGGGCTCGCGCAAGTCGACCCCGTTCGCCGCGCAGCTGGCTGCCGAGAACGCGGCTCGCAAGGCTCAGGAACACGGCGTCAAGAAGGTCGACGTGTTCGTCAAGGGTCCCGGCTCCGGCCGTGAGACCGCCATCCGTTCGCTGCAGGCCGCAGGCCTCGAAGTGGGCGCGATTTCCGATGTCACTCCACAGCCGCACAACGGTTGCCGTCCGCCCAAGCGGCGCCGGGTCTAA
- a CDS encoding dTDP-4-dehydrorhamnose 3,5-epimerase family protein codes for MKIRELSVPGAFEITPVQHHDSRGVFLELFKGTALTEAIGHPFDLQQANCSVSAAGSLRGIHFADVPPGQAKYVTCLTGSVYDVVVDIRVGSPTFGAWDAVLLDPQDRRAVYVPEGVGHGFLALDDDSTVVYLCSAGYAPGREHGVNPLDPTVGIAWPTSRPDGTELPLVVSEKDSAAPSLLDARESGLLPAASDVAAFLESLSH; via the coding sequence GTGAAGATCCGAGAACTATCGGTGCCCGGCGCCTTCGAGATCACCCCGGTGCAACATCACGACAGCCGGGGCGTGTTCCTCGAATTGTTCAAAGGCACAGCACTTACCGAGGCCATTGGCCACCCGTTCGACCTGCAACAAGCCAATTGCTCGGTATCGGCGGCCGGGTCACTGCGCGGAATACACTTCGCCGACGTGCCGCCCGGACAAGCCAAGTACGTCACCTGCCTGACGGGGTCCGTGTATGACGTCGTGGTCGACATCCGCGTGGGGTCACCGACGTTCGGCGCTTGGGACGCAGTACTTCTCGATCCCCAAGACCGCCGCGCCGTGTATGTACCGGAGGGGGTCGGCCACGGGTTTCTGGCACTCGATGATGACTCGACGGTGGTCTACCTATGCTCCGCCGGATACGCCCCGGGCCGCGAGCACGGCGTCAATCCGCTGGATCCCACCGTCGGGATCGCATGGCCGACCAGCCGGCCCGACGGCACCGAGTTGCCACTGGTTGTTTCCGAAAAAGACAGTGCTGCACCATCATTGCTCGATGCCAGGGAGTCCGGCCTACTCCCGGCCGCCAGCGACGTTGCGGCATTCCTGGAGAGCCTCTCTCACTGA
- a CDS encoding FAD-dependent oxidoreductase — MPHLAAVSADARRDITDDAVVIVGGGPVGLLAATLLARQGIHVVVLEAAGSKERQRHRNCATFVGHSTLRRYDRVAPDLGARLRQSALAVHGVQTFYQGRPVFVMSSYAPSRIPGPWNPAAWGMSLSQRTIEDETLAEALNLGVEYHSGIAVTDISTDHTGARLTLASGDRLRASYVIAADGSKSAIRQALGIGMSERPPSPPSVVIDVEPHPDGVTVDLPVQIQYHHPDLGGRHAIRLPYPGGLRLDVQLLSNDAETPTTEQVRSWVTALTGDAWYADHIRSVEVHQTVQGVAASYTDVNRRVLLAGEAAHQFAPLGGRSLNSGVSDAVAAAEAITEALGESSDLAAAWLAINRSARERRRSGVRNRMLSVRAQRVLDGSDVSMRARRTMAAKSAPHIWIAGAWLTAGLVRPTAIPHISRSGVTWS, encoded by the coding sequence GTGCCTCACCTAGCGGCAGTATCCGCGGACGCGCGTCGGGACATCACCGACGATGCCGTGGTGATCGTCGGCGGCGGTCCTGTCGGGTTGCTCGCTGCCACATTGTTGGCACGCCAGGGAATTCACGTGGTTGTGCTGGAGGCCGCCGGTTCGAAAGAACGTCAGCGGCACCGGAACTGCGCGACCTTCGTCGGGCACTCGACGTTACGGCGATATGACCGGGTGGCACCCGACCTGGGCGCGCGGTTGCGTCAATCGGCGCTCGCGGTCCATGGCGTCCAAACCTTCTATCAGGGCCGTCCGGTGTTCGTCATGTCCTCGTACGCTCCGTCGCGAATTCCTGGTCCGTGGAACCCCGCGGCATGGGGAATGAGCCTGTCGCAGCGCACTATTGAAGATGAGACGCTTGCCGAGGCGCTGAATCTGGGCGTGGAGTACCACTCCGGGATCGCCGTCACTGACATCAGCACCGACCACACCGGCGCGCGGCTCACCCTCGCCAGCGGTGACCGGCTGCGCGCGAGCTACGTCATCGCTGCCGACGGCTCCAAGTCGGCCATTCGTCAGGCGCTGGGCATCGGTATGTCGGAGCGGCCGCCGTCGCCGCCGTCTGTGGTGATCGACGTCGAACCGCATCCGGACGGTGTCACGGTGGATCTGCCTGTGCAGATCCAGTACCACCACCCCGACCTCGGCGGGCGCCACGCCATTCGCTTGCCGTACCCGGGCGGCCTGCGCCTCGATGTTCAGCTCCTGTCCAACGATGCGGAGACACCGACGACCGAGCAGGTGCGCTCGTGGGTGACGGCGCTCACCGGTGATGCCTGGTATGCGGACCACATCAGGTCGGTCGAGGTGCATCAGACCGTTCAGGGAGTAGCTGCGAGCTACACCGACGTGAACCGCCGGGTGCTGCTCGCGGGTGAGGCCGCCCATCAGTTCGCCCCACTGGGCGGCCGCAGCCTCAACTCGGGTGTGTCCGACGCGGTCGCGGCTGCGGAGGCCATCACCGAGGCGCTGGGCGAGTCCAGCGATCTCGCCGCGGCCTGGTTGGCGATCAACCGCAGTGCTCGCGAGCGGCGCCGGTCGGGGGTGCGTAACCGGATGCTGTCGGTGCGGGCGCAGCGAGTCCTCGACGGTTCGGACGTATCGATGCGGGCCAGGCGCACGATGGCCGCCAAGTCGGCGCCTCATATCTGGATCGCGGGTGCCTGGCTGACAGCGGGTCTGGTGCGACCCACGGCGATTCCGCATATCAGCAGGTCGGGAGTCACCTGGTCCTGA
- a CDS encoding adenylate kinase: MRVVLLGPPGAGKGTQAQLISEKFGIPQISTGDLFRSNISEGTELGIQAKQYLDAGDLVPSEVTNKMVEARLDEADAADGFILDGFPRTVDQADALAAMEEARGVKIDAVLEFRVPLEELVQRLLGRGRADDTEDIIRNRLNVYRDETAPLLEYYQSVLQTIDAVGTVDEVFARTSQALGR; encoded by the coding sequence GTGAGAGTGGTGTTACTCGGCCCGCCAGGGGCAGGCAAAGGTACGCAGGCACAACTGATTTCGGAAAAGTTCGGCATTCCGCAGATCTCCACGGGTGACCTGTTCCGGTCGAACATCAGTGAGGGCACCGAGCTGGGAATTCAGGCCAAGCAGTACCTGGACGCCGGCGATCTGGTGCCCAGCGAGGTCACCAACAAGATGGTCGAGGCGCGCCTCGACGAGGCGGACGCCGCGGACGGTTTCATTCTCGACGGTTTCCCGCGCACCGTGGACCAGGCGGATGCGCTGGCCGCGATGGAAGAGGCTCGCGGAGTCAAGATCGACGCCGTGCTGGAATTCCGGGTGCCGTTAGAAGAGCTCGTGCAGCGACTGCTGGGCCGTGGCCGCGCCGACGACACCGAGGACATCATTCGCAATCGGCTCAACGTGTACCGCGACGAGACCGCACCGCTGCTGGAGTACTACCAGAGCGTGCTGCAGACCATCGATGCCGTCGGCACGGTGGACGAAGTGTTCGCGCGGACATCGCAGGCTCTGGGCCGGTAG
- a CDS encoding DUF4190 domain-containing protein: MTQPPAGPPPSDPGPPEYPPYPTPTGPGYPPVGPPPAGGYPPVTPAGPAGAEPYPPYPQADPAGYPPPPPGYPVAPYGYPAPGSYPPVESARSTNGFAITALIFGIVPCLGGILGIIFGFLGLNQIKRTGQSGRGMAIAGIVLGSLWVVASIVVIAVGVSNQPKRDESGHVTQSGDMDVTKLRVGDCVADLGDKDYYTTTKAIPCAQPHKAEVYALLPLYGSSVPAQSELDAKGNEGCSTALESYSPGAFEDDGVEITYLYPTKRSWTQGDRAIACVAVFATDRTQSIKGH; this comes from the coding sequence ATGACGCAACCGCCTGCCGGGCCGCCGCCCTCGGATCCCGGGCCGCCGGAGTACCCGCCGTACCCGACGCCGACTGGCCCCGGATACCCACCGGTCGGGCCGCCGCCAGCGGGCGGATATCCACCCGTTACCCCGGCCGGGCCCGCGGGCGCCGAGCCGTATCCGCCGTACCCCCAGGCTGACCCGGCGGGATACCCACCACCCCCTCCGGGCTACCCCGTTGCGCCATACGGTTATCCCGCGCCGGGCTCCTATCCGCCCGTCGAAAGTGCGCGAAGCACCAACGGATTCGCCATTACGGCGCTGATCTTCGGCATCGTCCCCTGCCTGGGCGGCATCCTGGGCATCATCTTCGGCTTCCTGGGCCTGAACCAGATCAAACGAACCGGTCAGAGCGGCCGCGGAATGGCCATCGCGGGCATCGTGCTCGGCTCCCTGTGGGTCGTCGCATCGATTGTCGTCATCGCGGTGGGCGTCAGTAACCAGCCCAAACGCGACGAATCCGGCCACGTCACCCAGTCCGGCGATATGGACGTCACCAAGTTGCGCGTGGGTGACTGCGTCGCCGATCTCGGCGACAAGGACTACTACACGACCACCAAGGCCATCCCGTGCGCACAGCCGCATAAGGCAGAGGTCTACGCACTGCTACCGCTGTACGGATCTTCGGTGCCCGCGCAGTCCGAGCTGGACGCAAAGGGCAATGAGGGCTGCAGCACCGCACTGGAAAGCTACTCTCCCGGCGCATTCGAGGATGACGGGGTCGAGATCACCTACCTGTACCCCACCAAACGTTCCTGGACGCAGGGTGATCGTGCGATCGCCTGCGTGGCCGTCTTCGCCACCGACCGCACCCAATCCATCAAGGGACACTAG
- the map gene encoding type I methionyl aminopeptidase, whose protein sequence is MGLFGRKKTVEQRTTGELDAMAAAGAIVGAALVAVRDAARVGVSTLELDQVAEAVIRDAGAVPSFLGYHGFPASICSSVNDQVVHGIPSATAILAEGDLVSIDCGAILDGWHGDSAWTFAVGTVIPVDEALSEATRLSMEAGIAAMIPGNRLTDVSHAIELGTRAAEKQFDRAFGIVDGYGGHGIGRSMHLDPFLPNEGAPGKGPLLGVGSVLAIEPMLTLGTTQTRVLADDWTVVTTDGSRAAHWEHTVAVTEDGPRILTPRP, encoded by the coding sequence GTGGGGCTGTTCGGCCGCAAGAAGACGGTGGAGCAGCGCACCACCGGAGAGCTCGATGCGATGGCTGCTGCGGGCGCCATCGTGGGCGCCGCATTGGTCGCCGTGCGTGATGCCGCGAGGGTCGGTGTCTCGACGCTGGAATTGGATCAGGTCGCCGAGGCCGTAATCCGGGATGCCGGCGCGGTGCCCTCGTTCCTGGGCTACCACGGTTTCCCGGCGTCCATCTGCTCCTCGGTCAATGACCAAGTGGTTCATGGAATACCTTCGGCGACAGCGATCTTGGCTGAGGGCGACCTGGTGTCCATAGACTGCGGTGCGATCCTGGACGGGTGGCACGGGGATTCCGCGTGGACCTTCGCTGTCGGGACAGTCATTCCCGTCGACGAGGCGCTGTCGGAAGCCACTCGGTTGTCGATGGAGGCCGGTATCGCGGCCATGATCCCGGGGAACCGGCTCACCGATGTGTCCCACGCGATCGAGCTGGGCACCCGGGCGGCGGAGAAGCAGTTCGACCGGGCATTCGGAATCGTGGACGGCTATGGCGGCCACGGCATCGGCCGCTCGATGCACCTGGACCCGTTCCTGCCCAACGAGGGGGCCCCCGGCAAGGGTCCGCTTCTCGGGGTGGGGTCGGTGCTCGCCATCGAGCCGATGCTCACGCTGGGTACGACGCAGACCCGGGTGCTGGCCGACGATTGGACCGTGGTGACAACCGACGGATCCCGGGCCGCGCATTGGGAGCACACGGTGGCCGTCACCGAGGACGGCCCCCGCATCCTGACACCGCGCCCGTAG
- the infA gene encoding translation initiation factor IF-1: MAKKDGAIEVEGRVVEPLPNAMFRIELENGHKVLAHISGKMRQHYIRILPEDRVVVELSPYDLSRGRIVYRYK, from the coding sequence ATGGCTAAGAAAGACGGAGCCATCGAGGTCGAGGGTCGGGTGGTCGAACCCCTGCCCAATGCGATGTTTCGCATTGAGCTGGAGAACGGACACAAGGTGCTCGCCCACATCAGCGGCAAGATGCGGCAGCACTACATCCGCATCCTGCCCGAGGACAGAGTGGTGGTGGAGTTGTCTCCCTATGACCTGTCCCGCGGTCGGATCGTTTACCGGTACAAGTAA
- the rpsD gene encoding 30S ribosomal protein S4, which translates to MARYTGPVTRKSRRLGVDLVGGSSAYEKRPYPPGQHGRARVKESEYRTQLQEKQKARFTYGVMEKQFRRYYAEANRHSGKTGEQLLQILETRLDNVVYRAGLARTRRMARQLVSHGHFTVNNVKVDVPSYRVSQYDIIDVKEKSLNTLPFEVARETAGDRPIPGWLQVVGERQRILVHQLPERAQIDVPLTEQLIVEFYSK; encoded by the coding sequence ATGGCTCGTTATACCGGACCCGTCACTCGCAAGTCCCGTCGTCTGGGCGTCGACCTCGTCGGTGGCTCCAGCGCGTACGAGAAGCGTCCTTACCCTCCCGGCCAGCATGGCCGCGCGCGGGTCAAGGAGAGCGAATACCGCACGCAGCTGCAGGAGAAGCAGAAGGCTCGCTTCACCTACGGCGTCATGGAGAAGCAGTTCCGTCGCTACTACGCCGAGGCCAACCGGCACTCCGGCAAGACCGGTGAGCAGCTGCTGCAGATCCTGGAGACCCGCCTCGACAACGTCGTGTACCGGGCCGGCCTGGCCCGTACCCGCCGGATGGCCCGCCAGCTGGTGAGCCACGGTCACTTCACCGTCAACAACGTGAAGGTGGACGTGCCCAGCTACCGGGTGTCGCAGTACGACATCATCGATGTCAAGGAAAAGTCGCTGAACACCTTGCCGTTCGAGGTCGCACGCGAGACCGCAGGCGACCGGCCCATCCCGGGCTGGCTGCAGGTCGTTGGGGAGCGCCAGCGCATCCTCGTGCACCAGCTCCCCGAGCGCG
- the rfbB gene encoding dTDP-glucose 4,6-dehydratase, whose protein sequence is MRILVTGGAGFIGANFVHATVRERPDVSVTVLDALTYAGTRESLAPVAASVELVQGDICDAETVDRLVAGNDVVVHFAAETHNDNSLADPSPFLRSNIIGTYTLLEAVRRHDVRLHHISTDEVFGDLELDDPNRFTETTPYNPSSPYSATKASADLLVRAWMRSFGIRATISNCSNNYGPYQHVEKFIPRQITNILTDRRPRLYGAGANVRDWIHVDDHNSAVWRIIEAGTIGRTYLIGADGERDNLSVLRTILELMGKSPDDFDHVTDRAGHDLRYAIDPTPLRDELGWKPTHGDFTGGLAATIEWYRDNADWWRPIKDAVESQYAARGQ, encoded by the coding sequence ATGCGAATCTTGGTGACCGGCGGCGCCGGTTTCATCGGAGCCAACTTCGTACACGCGACCGTCCGGGAGCGGCCTGACGTCTCGGTGACGGTCCTCGACGCGCTGACCTACGCCGGCACCCGTGAATCGTTGGCCCCGGTCGCCGCGTCGGTCGAGCTGGTGCAGGGTGATATCTGCGATGCCGAGACGGTGGATCGGCTGGTCGCCGGCAATGACGTCGTGGTGCATTTCGCCGCAGAAACGCACAATGACAACTCGCTGGCCGACCCGTCACCGTTCCTGCGTAGCAACATCATTGGCACCTACACACTGCTAGAGGCGGTGCGCCGCCATGACGTGCGGCTGCACCACATTTCCACCGACGAGGTATTCGGCGACCTTGAACTCGATGACCCGAACCGGTTCACCGAGACCACGCCGTACAACCCGTCGAGCCCGTACTCGGCAACCAAGGCCTCGGCGGATCTGCTGGTACGTGCCTGGATGAGATCGTTCGGCATCCGCGCGACGATCTCCAACTGCTCCAATAACTACGGGCCGTACCAGCATGTGGAGAAGTTCATTCCGCGACAGATCACCAACATCCTCACAGATCGCAGGCCACGCCTTTACGGGGCCGGCGCCAATGTCCGGGACTGGATTCACGTCGATGACCACAACAGCGCGGTATGGCGCATCATCGAGGCGGGCACCATCGGACGTACGTATCTCATTGGCGCGGATGGAGAACGAGACAACCTGTCGGTGCTGCGGACCATTCTCGAACTCATGGGCAAGTCGCCGGATGACTTCGACCACGTCACCGATCGGGCCGGCCATGACCTGCGTTATGCCATCGACCCGACACCGCTGCGTGATGAATTGGGTTGGAAGCCAACGCATGGCGACTTCACCGGCGGCCTGGCCGCCACCATTGAGTGGTATCGGGACAACGCGGATTGGTGGCGCCCCATCAAGGATGCCGTGGAATCGCAATACGCCGCGAGGGGGCAGTGA